One part of the Bacteroidia bacterium genome encodes these proteins:
- a CDS encoding S41 family peptidase, with protein sequence MSKTFVTLILILFFLNNSLLAQKILTPSDQLEDLTYLVERLEEIHPNPYDSLSKEDFYGKIELLKKEFSVERKSSDFAKLLMPLLSALGDAHTEMEVPQKEFRTFQEAGGSLFSFLVDIREQEVYVKDHPDYEGAKITQINGIPLTQILPAIRSYVSAEREAFREAVIEKSWQAYSWFELGEIHTISIEWKGKKIEVKNGEETLGAQKTKAYEWEIVGKKAWIRFNRMANLSAFKKFLKESFREIASKEVDTLLIDLRKNGGGDSRLGDLLISYLYEGRYRQVSALQVKASSSQKAYFHKTYIPFFLKPFLPLFKLNPVLRATFGKSGKTYEIKFKEKQAKKRKNSFRGKVYALIGPSTFSSAAILANALKEYEIAEMLGEETGGIGIFYGDNIYIELPHSGLRSTISFKKFVLPGAKADGRGVVPDRPLPFRDIN encoded by the coding sequence ATGTCTAAAACTTTTGTTACACTCATCCTGATCCTCTTTTTCCTTAATAACAGTCTGTTAGCACAAAAAATATTAACTCCCTCAGATCAGTTGGAAGATTTGACCTATCTGGTCGAACGCCTGGAGGAGATTCATCCCAATCCCTATGATTCTTTATCGAAAGAGGATTTTTATGGGAAAATTGAGCTGCTTAAAAAAGAGTTTTCTGTAGAAAGGAAGTCTTCTGATTTCGCCAAACTTCTCATGCCTCTTCTTTCAGCTTTGGGCGATGCACATACAGAAATGGAAGTCCCTCAAAAAGAATTTCGAACTTTTCAGGAAGCGGGAGGAAGTTTATTCTCCTTTTTAGTCGACATCCGGGAACAAGAAGTATATGTCAAAGATCATCCTGACTATGAGGGCGCAAAAATCACCCAAATCAACGGCATTCCGCTCACTCAAATTCTTCCTGCCATTCGATCTTATGTGAGTGCAGAACGAGAAGCCTTTCGGGAAGCAGTCATTGAAAAAAGCTGGCAGGCTTATTCATGGTTTGAGTTGGGCGAAATTCATACCATCAGTATAGAATGGAAGGGGAAGAAAATAGAGGTAAAAAACGGGGAAGAAACATTAGGAGCTCAAAAAACTAAAGCATATGAATGGGAGATAGTTGGCAAGAAAGCCTGGATTAGATTTAATAGAATGGCTAATCTGAGCGCATTCAAGAAGTTCTTGAAAGAAAGCTTCCGAGAAATCGCCTCAAAAGAGGTTGATACTTTATTGATAGACCTTCGCAAAAATGGAGGAGGGGATTCCAGGTTGGGAGATCTACTGATTTCCTATCTCTATGAAGGAAGGTATCGACAAGTAAGCGCTTTACAAGTAAAAGCAAGCAGCAGTCAAAAAGCCTATTTCCATAAAACCTATATCCCGTTTTTCCTCAAACCTTTCCTTCCTCTCTTCAAACTGAATCCCGTTCTTCGCGCTACCTTCGGAAAATCAGGAAAAACCTATGAGATCAAATTCAAAGAGAAGCAAGCGAAAAAGAGAAAAAACAGCTTTCGGGGGAAAGTTTATGCCTTAATTGGGCCCTCCACTTTTTCCAGCGCAGCCATCCTCGCCAATGCCTTGAAAGAATATGAAATAGCTGAAATGCTGGGAGAAGAGACCGGAGGAATCGGGATTTTTTATGGAGATAATATCTATATCGAATTACCACATTCGGGCCTTCGTTCGACCATCAGTTTCAAGAAATTTGTATTGCCAGGTGCCAAAGCGGATGGAAGAGGAGTTGTTCCTGATAGGCCATTGCCCTTTAGGGATATAAACTAA
- a CDS encoding GNAT family N-acetyltransferase: MKIFPELQSERLILGEILPRHVPEIAELVNNPKIAQMTLHIPHPYERKDAEDWIIKVRQNFENEGRYSFGIRLKSTDAFIGAMGIHPNKEYFKAELGYWIGEPYWNQGYASEALGAILKFGFEELGMNKLFAQHLIDNPASGKVMIKNGMIKEGVLIDHIKKGDEFQSLLQYRLTLAEYKSLNSQA, translated from the coding sequence ATGAAAATCTTTCCTGAGCTCCAATCCGAGCGACTGATTCTGGGTGAAATCCTCCCACGGCATGTTCCCGAAATAGCCGAATTGGTCAACAATCCCAAAATTGCCCAAATGACCTTGCACATCCCTCATCCCTACGAAAGGAAGGATGCGGAAGATTGGATCATCAAAGTCAGGCAAAATTTTGAAAACGAAGGTCGATACAGTTTTGGAATCCGACTCAAATCTACTGATGCATTTATCGGAGCGATGGGCATTCACCCCAACAAAGAATACTTCAAAGCCGAACTAGGCTACTGGATCGGTGAACCCTATTGGAATCAGGGTTACGCAAGTGAAGCCCTAGGGGCTATTCTCAAATTTGGCTTTGAGGAACTCGGAATGAACAAACTTTTCGCCCAACATTTGATCGATAATCCTGCCTCTGGAAAAGTCATGATCAAAAATGGCATGATTAAAGAAGGAGTCTTAATAGATCACATCAAAAAAGGAGATGAGTTTCAAAGCCTCCTGCAGTATCGATTGACTTTGGCTGAGTATAAGTCATTAAATTCACAAGCATGA
- a CDS encoding SMI1/KNR4 family protein → MNWKVFLQNVSKGIIEEDVLEEKFRKDTSAYLGFPGATAEAISQAEKRLGCSLPPSYKDFLLSSNGLRQLNHFVWDIYPVQKIDWLGNLDPGFVKTTLKDPIKVKDENYFVYGKEQDPIYIRYEYCQHCLAVSGWGDAAIVLLNPEVRFQEEWEAWMYASWIPGANRYRSFEELMIEEYQSFWQIINYEEEDFLEL, encoded by the coding sequence ATGAACTGGAAAGTATTCCTACAAAATGTAAGCAAAGGCATCATAGAGGAGGATGTTTTGGAAGAAAAGTTTCGGAAGGATACTTCCGCCTATTTGGGTTTTCCGGGAGCTACAGCAGAAGCAATTTCGCAAGCAGAAAAAAGACTGGGATGTAGTCTGCCACCTTCCTATAAAGACTTCCTACTAAGCAGCAACGGACTCAGGCAGCTCAATCATTTTGTCTGGGATATTTATCCTGTGCAAAAAATAGACTGGTTGGGCAATCTTGATCCTGGTTTTGTTAAGACCACTCTGAAAGACCCCATAAAGGTTAAGGATGAAAATTACTTTGTTTATGGGAAGGAACAAGATCCGATATATATACGATATGAGTATTGTCAACACTGCCTGGCAGTCTCAGGCTGGGGAGATGCAGCCATAGTCCTGCTAAATCCGGAAGTCCGCTTTCAGGAAGAATGGGAAGCATGGATGTATGCCAGCTGGATTCCCGGTGCCAATCGCTACCGCTCTTTCGAAGAATTGATGATCGAGGAGTATCAAAGCTTCTGGCAGATCATCAATTACGAAGAAGAAGATTTTCTGGAGCTGTAG
- a CDS encoding sterol desaturase family protein, producing the protein MPTTISEIAALIFTANLLRYLIIVIPFFLIFYVFYRQKWNFRKIQDKFPKGKDIRREALYSLATIAIFTLIGLLVFATPIREYTLRYDNISDYGWAYWVLSIVLMIFLHDTYFYWAHRAMHYPPLFKYFHLVHHKSTNPSPWAAYAFHPLEGIVEASIIFPIVFLIPFHPSAIAIFLFFMMIYNVYGHLGYELYPKGFNKHPIGKWLNTSVNHNQHHKFFTGNFGLYFLFWDRWMGTIREDYDQGFLAVDQKRRKTP; encoded by the coding sequence ATGCCGACGACCATTTCAGAAATAGCAGCATTAATCTTCACCGCTAATCTCCTTCGCTACCTCATCATCGTCATTCCTTTCTTTCTGATCTTCTACGTCTTCTATCGGCAAAAATGGAACTTCCGGAAGATTCAGGACAAATTTCCCAAAGGAAAAGACATCCGAAGAGAAGCACTCTATTCTTTAGCCACCATTGCAATTTTCACCCTCATAGGCCTTCTGGTTTTTGCTACGCCTATACGTGAGTATACCCTTCGCTATGACAATATCTCTGATTATGGTTGGGCTTATTGGGTCCTGAGTATTGTCCTGATGATTTTTCTCCACGATACCTATTTCTACTGGGCACATAGGGCCATGCATTATCCTCCTTTATTCAAATATTTTCACCTCGTCCACCACAAATCCACCAATCCTTCTCCCTGGGCCGCCTATGCATTTCATCCACTGGAAGGGATAGTAGAAGCGTCCATCATTTTCCCGATCGTATTTCTCATTCCTTTTCATCCCTCAGCTATAGCCATCTTTCTCTTTTTCATGATGATTTATAATGTCTATGGCCATCTGGGTTATGAACTCTACCCTAAAGGATTTAACAAGCATCCTATCGGGAAATGGCTCAATACTTCCGTCAATCACAACCAACACCATAAATTCTTCACTGGAAATTTTGGACTGTATTTCCTCTTTTGGGACAGATGGATGGGAACTATCAGAGAGGATTATGACCAAGGATTTTTAGCAGTAGACCAAAAAAGAAGAAAAACCCCATGA
- a CDS encoding NAD(P)-binding domain-containing protein, translating into METTSKYCIIGAGPAGLCAAVALKACGLGFDIIDKGKLVGGIWDIERKDSAMYESAHFISSRTLSGFRDFPMPEDYPDYPRHDKILSYIQAYASKHELEKHIQFELEVEEINPLEAGELWQVKLSNGESREYAGVICATGLTWYPNFPQIPGQFIGEMYHSQEYLSMAQFRGKKVLIIGAGNSGCDIACDAAKVAKEAYISMRRGYYFLPKYVFGKPCDVFAHESPSLPLWLDRRINEFLINKVLVGDLEKYGLQKPDHPILSSHPIMNTRILYHLGHGDIAAKRNVSKFKGKEVEFEDGTSVEVDVVVLATGYKRAYPFIDKKYQHQKEGVLDLYMEIFDRKYNNLFFLGGIETDGAAYEMFGKQADLIAQYLDCKEKDPQRYARFTQKKNTEYPNLRGKMQYVKSQRHTHYVKRDVYHKLLDKMLAQ; encoded by the coding sequence ATGGAAACTACTTCAAAGTACTGCATCATTGGAGCCGGACCTGCGGGTTTGTGTGCAGCTGTGGCTTTGAAAGCCTGTGGGCTGGGCTTCGATATTATTGATAAAGGAAAGCTAGTAGGGGGAATTTGGGATATTGAGCGGAAAGACTCAGCGATGTATGAGTCTGCACATTTTATTTCTTCCCGGACCTTATCCGGTTTTCGAGATTTTCCTATGCCTGAGGACTATCCTGATTATCCCCGTCATGATAAAATCTTGTCTTACATACAGGCTTATGCGAGCAAGCATGAATTAGAAAAACACATTCAATTTGAGCTGGAAGTAGAGGAGATCAATCCTTTGGAAGCGGGCGAATTGTGGCAGGTGAAGTTGAGCAATGGCGAAAGCCGTGAATATGCGGGGGTTATCTGTGCTACCGGTCTTACCTGGTATCCCAATTTCCCTCAAATCCCGGGGCAATTTATCGGAGAGATGTACCATAGCCAGGAGTACCTGAGCATGGCACAATTTCGTGGCAAAAAGGTTCTGATTATCGGGGCTGGGAATTCTGGCTGTGATATCGCCTGTGATGCTGCAAAAGTGGCTAAAGAGGCCTACATCAGTATGCGTAGGGGCTATTATTTCCTGCCGAAATATGTCTTTGGGAAACCTTGCGATGTATTTGCCCATGAAAGCCCGAGTTTACCCCTATGGCTGGACAGGAGGATCAATGAATTTTTGATCAATAAGGTATTGGTTGGAGATTTGGAGAAATACGGTTTGCAGAAACCGGATCATCCTATCCTAAGCTCTCATCCCATCATGAATACCCGTATCCTCTATCATTTGGGACACGGAGATATCGCTGCGAAAAGAAATGTGAGCAAATTCAAAGGGAAGGAAGTCGAATTTGAGGATGGGACTTCTGTGGAGGTTGATGTAGTAGTCTTGGCTACGGGATATAAGCGTGCTTATCCTTTCATCGACAAGAAATACCAGCATCAAAAAGAAGGGGTTCTTGATCTCTATATGGAGATCTTTGACCGGAAGTATAATAATCTCTTTTTTCTGGGAGGCATAGAAACAGATGGAGCGGCCTATGAGATGTTTGGCAAGCAGGCAGACCTCATCGCTCAATATCTGGATTGCAAAGAGAAAGACCCGCAGAGATATGCCCGCTTTACTCAGAAGAAAAATACCGAATACCCCAATCTCAGGGGAAAGATGCAGTATGTAAAGAGCCAGCGACACACCCATTATGTGAAGCGGGATGTCTACCATAAGCTGCTCGACAAAATGTTGGCACAATAA